In one window of Ovis aries strain OAR_USU_Benz2616 breed Rambouillet chromosome 5, ARS-UI_Ramb_v3.0, whole genome shotgun sequence DNA:
- the LOC114114907 gene encoding heterogeneous nuclear ribonucleoprotein A1 — protein MSKSESPKEPEQLRKLFIGGLSFETTDESLRSHFEQWGTLTDCVVMRDPNTKRSRGFGFVTYATVEEVDAAMNARPHKVDGRVVEPKRAVSREDSQRPGAHLTVKKIFVGGIKEDTEEHHLRDYFEQYGKIEVIEIMTDRGSGKKRGFAFVTFDDHDSVDKIVIQKYHTVNGHNCEVRKALSKQEMASASSSQRGRSGSGNFGGGRGGGFGGNDNFGRGGNFSGRGGFGGSRGGGGYGGSGDGYNGFGNDGGYGGGGPGYSGGSRGYGSGGQGYGNQGSGYGGSGSYDSYNNGGGGGGFGGGSGSNFGGGGSYNDFGNYNNQSSNFGPMKGGNFGGRSSGPYGGGGQYFAKPRNQGGYGGSSSSSSYGSGRRF, from the coding sequence ATGTCTAAATCAGAGTCTCCCAAAGAGCCCGAACAGCTGCGGAAGCTCTTCATCGGAGGATTGAGCTTTGAAACAACCGATGAGAGTCTGAGGAGCCATTTTGAGCAATGGGGAACGCTCACAGACTGTGTGGTAATGAGGGATCCAAACACCAAGCGATCCAGAGGCTTCGGGTTTGTCACATACGCCACGGTGGAGGAGGTGGATGCAGCCATGAATGCAAGGCCACACAAGGTGGACGGAAGAGTTGTGGAACCAAAGAGGGCCGTCTCAAGAGAAGATTCTCAAAGACCTGGTGCCCACTTAACTGTGAAAAAGATTTTTGTTGGTGGCATTAAAGAAGACACTGAAGAACATCACCTGAGAGATTATTTTGAACAGTATGGGAAAATTGAAGTAATTGAAATCATGACTGACCGAGGCAGTGGCAAAAAGAGAGGCTTTGCTTTTGTAACCTTTGATGACCATGACTCCGTAGACAAGATTGTCATTCAGAAATACCACACTGTGAATGGCCACAACTGTGAAGTGAGAAAAGCCCTGTCTAAGCAAGAGAtggctagtgcttcatccagccagagaGGTCGAAGTGGTTCTGGAAACTTTGGTGGCGGTCGTGGAGGTGGTTTTGGTGGGAATGACAACTTTGGTCGTGGAGGAAACTTCAGTGGTCGAGGTGGCTTTGGTGGCAGCCGCGGTGGTGGCGGATATGGTGGCAGTGGGGATGGATATAATGGATTTGGTAATGACGGTGGTTATGGAGGAGGCGGCCCTGGTTACTCTGGAGGAAGCAGAGGCTATGGAAGTGGTGGACAGGGTTATGGAAACCAGGGCAGTGGCTATGGCGGGAGTGGCAGCTATGACAGCTATAACAACGGTGGAGGCGGAGGCGGCTTTGGCGGTGGTAGTGGAAGCAATTTTGGAGGTGGCGGAAGCTACAATGATTTTGGCAATTACAACAATCAATCTTCAAATTTTGGACCCATGAAAGGAGGAAACTTTGGAGGAAGAAGTTCTGGCCCCTATGGTGGTGGAGGCCAATACTTTGCCAAACCACGAAACCAAGGTGGCTATGGTGgctccagcagcagcagtagctatgGCAGTGGCAGAAGGTTTTAA